The Amycolatopsis nigrescens CSC17Ta-90 genomic interval CAGGTCCTTGCCCCTGGTGCCCTCCGGGATCTTCGCCGAGACCTTGCCAAGCAGGCTTTTCACCGCGCCGGGCACCTTTTCGAACCTGGCCAGCGAGATCGGCTCGCGGTAGATCGTGTACCCGCCGAACAGCTCGTCCGAGCCCTCGCCGGAGAGCACCGCCTTGACGTGCCGGCGTGCCTCGCGGGCGATGAACCAGAGCGGCACCAGCGCGGGGTCGGCCACCGGGTCGTCCAGGTACCAGACGATCAGCGGCAGCGACTCCATCATCTCGTCCGCGGTCACCGTGCGGATCACGTGCTTCACGCCGATCGCGGCCGCGGACTCGGCGGCTACGTCCACCTCGGAGTAGCCCTCCTGCTCGAACCCGGTGGTGAAGGCGATCAGGTTCGGGTTGTGCTCCTTGGCCAGCGCCGCGATGGCGGTGGAGTCGATCCCGCCGGAGAGGAACGCGCCGACGGTCACGTCCGGGTCGGCCACCATGTGCTTGGCGACGGAGTCCTTCATCACCTCGGTGATCCGGCGGTGCAGCTCGGTGGCTTCGTCGGCGCCGGTGACCTGCCGGGCGGTGAACTGGGGGTGGAAGTACCGGCTGGTGCGCAGCTCGCCACCGGGGGTGACGGTGAACGAGGTGCCGGACTCGAGCCGCCGCACCCCGAGGTGCAGCGTCTCCGGCTCCGGCGCGTACTGCAGCACCAGGTAGTGCTGCAGGGCCTTCTTGTCCAGCACGGTGTCCAGCTCGCCCCGCGCGCCCAGTGTCTCGGCCAGCTCCAGCAGGCTCTTCTTCTCGCTGGAGAACGCGATTCCGCCGGGGCCCTGCGCGTAGAACAGCGGCTTGATGCCGAACGGGTCACGCGCGCCGAAGACGACCTTCTCGTCCGCGTCCCAGATCATGAAGGCGAACATGCCGCGCAGCTTGTCCACCGCGGCCTCGCCGAAGTGGTGGTACGCGGCGACGATCGCTTCGCCGTCCCCCTCGGTGGCGAACTTCGCGCCGTGCTCGGTGGCCAGCTCCTCGCGCAGCTCGAGGTAGTTGTAGATCTCGCCGTTGAAGTTCATCGTGTAGCGCTGCGGGGACTCCGGCGGGCCCCAGGTCAGCGGCTGGTGCGAGTGCTCGAGGTCGATGAAGGCGAGCCGGTTGAAGCCGTAGACGACCTCACCGTCGGCCCAGGTGTCGGTCTCGTCCGGGCCGCGGTGCCGCTGGCAGCGCAGCGCCGCGCCGACCGCGTCGCGCGCCTTCACCGCGTCGTCTTCGGTGGCACATACCAGTCCAAGCAGACCGCACACGCGTCTTCACACACCTCAGGAATCGTGGCCGGGTTCGAAGGGCCAAGTATGCCGGGCGCTATTGCGCGGTGACCTGGCCGCCCCGGTCCTTTGCGCGCCGGGGAACTGTGATGACACAAACAGTCACCCCTTGGTCGGCACCGTGGACGATCTCCGATAGGCTCCCGCTGTCAAATGGGGATCGGTCGAGGAGGCTCTGGGTGAAAGGGCACGGCGCAGTGGGCAATCCAGAGCGCACCGCGGCGAAACGGTCGAGGGGAACGGGCAAGATAGCCGGTCTCGTCGCGCTCGTGGCGCTGGTGGCGACCGGGTGTTCCGGGGACGAGGTGCTGCGCTTCGGCTGGCCGGTCGGGGTCACCCCGCAGGCCACCGAGATGCGCTGGCTGTGGACCTGGACCGTGATCGCGGCACTGGCCGTTGGTGTCATCGTGTGGGGCCTGATGTTCTGGTCCATCGCGTTCCACCGGAAGAAGAAGGGCGCCGCCGCCGCGGGCCAGGACCTGCCGCGCCAGTTCCAGTACAACGTGCCGCTCGAGATGTTCACCGTCGTCACGCCGCTGATCATGGTCTGCGTGCTGTTCTTCTTCACCGCCACCA includes:
- the asnB gene encoding asparagine synthase (glutamine-hydrolyzing), whose translation is MCGLLGLVCATEDDAVKARDAVGAALRCQRHRGPDETDTWADGEVVYGFNRLAFIDLEHSHQPLTWGPPESPQRYTMNFNGEIYNYLELREELATEHGAKFATEGDGEAIVAAYHHFGEAAVDKLRGMFAFMIWDADEKVVFGARDPFGIKPLFYAQGPGGIAFSSEKKSLLELAETLGARGELDTVLDKKALQHYLVLQYAPEPETLHLGVRRLESGTSFTVTPGGELRTSRYFHPQFTARQVTGADEATELHRRITEVMKDSVAKHMVADPDVTVGAFLSGGIDSTAIAALAKEHNPNLIAFTTGFEQEGYSEVDVAAESAAAIGVKHVIRTVTADEMMESLPLIVWYLDDPVADPALVPLWFIAREARRHVKAVLSGEGSDELFGGYTIYREPISLARFEKVPGAVKSLLGKVSAKIPEGTRGKDLLRRGSLSLEERYYGNARIFREDQLRGVLRTFTEGVGHQDVTAPWYRESRDWDPVARMQHVDLFTWLRGDILVKADKVTMANSLELRVPFLDREVFRVAANIPLDQKITKETTKYALRRALDGIVPAHVLNRRKLGFPVPIRVWLRTEMYDWARGIISDSKTDELIDKQAVLRLLEEHKTGALDHSRRLWALLVFMIWHGIFIEHRISPEIPEPHYPVKL